The following proteins come from a genomic window of Verrucomicrobiota bacterium JB022:
- a CDS encoding AAA family ATPase, producing the protein MKFLKVARKEPYPTPKEGEILFFLLVDNWNDFSNVVTFHLFYAHDFVETNIGELKILQKTTEGVKSHTDIPSEFESLDDDYISLGQSDDYYTRLFDLGKEVAEQVLLSLKDISWIPSLAGPFEPSRQFQKALMRFPQSFRCRRLGAKLARGETPSESYSFLYECDLNAGEPPVVVDLNFDANDPVPNRICALIGRNAVGKTRLLNRMAEDLAILDDSSEEAYAAREARFLSGRPLFARVLAVSYSAFDNFKRPDQDGRSSYVYCGIRDDEGLISREALLESYRCNRERIKNQERVTEWVGYILQIMDGHSASLQRKLENEAWKGERFDELERLSSGQAILWHFITSMVAWIQRDSLVLFDEPETHLHPNAVAGLFSVMSSLLEDFQSYAILGTHSPVVIQEVPARRVIVLKREDGYTFSERLGIESFGESISELTRHVFDTGGVDMHYKDVLQKLARNRSFDEVMQMFDGNLSMNAQAYLLSACTKRGGK; encoded by the coding sequence ATGAAATTCCTAAAAGTAGCGCGCAAGGAGCCTTATCCAACTCCTAAGGAGGGGGAGATTTTGTTTTTCTTATTAGTAGACAATTGGAATGATTTCTCGAACGTAGTTACGTTTCATTTGTTCTACGCCCACGATTTTGTAGAAACAAATATAGGAGAACTGAAAATACTCCAGAAAACAACAGAAGGTGTGAAAAGTCACACTGACATCCCGAGCGAGTTTGAGAGCTTGGACGATGATTACATATCTCTAGGCCAATCTGACGACTATTACACCAGGCTTTTTGACCTCGGAAAAGAAGTAGCTGAACAGGTGCTTCTTTCGTTGAAGGATATCTCATGGATCCCATCTTTGGCCGGTCCGTTTGAGCCTTCTAGGCAATTTCAAAAGGCCCTGATGAGGTTTCCGCAGAGCTTTAGGTGCCGTCGTCTCGGGGCGAAGTTAGCGCGCGGCGAGACTCCAAGCGAGAGCTATTCATTTCTCTACGAATGCGACTTAAACGCAGGGGAGCCTCCGGTAGTTGTAGATCTGAATTTCGACGCCAATGATCCAGTGCCGAATCGAATATGTGCTTTAATTGGCAGAAACGCTGTTGGAAAAACTCGCTTGCTCAATAGAATGGCTGAAGACCTCGCTATACTGGATGACTCTAGTGAAGAGGCGTATGCTGCACGGGAGGCTCGTTTCTTATCTGGGAGACCTTTATTTGCACGAGTGCTTGCTGTATCTTACAGTGCTTTCGATAATTTTAAGCGCCCTGATCAAGACGGTCGGAGCAGCTATGTATATTGTGGGATAAGGGATGATGAGGGCCTTATATCGAGAGAAGCTCTTCTTGAGAGCTATAGGTGCAACAGGGAGAGAATTAAGAATCAGGAGCGCGTTACAGAATGGGTTGGCTATATCCTACAGATCATGGACGGCCACAGCGCATCTCTTCAGCGAAAACTGGAGAATGAAGCATGGAAGGGTGAGCGGTTTGATGAGCTTGAACGGTTAAGCTCAGGCCAAGCGATTTTGTGGCATTTTATTACCTCAATGGTCGCATGGATTCAGCGCGATTCACTCGTATTGTTTGATGAACCCGAAACTCACTTGCATCCGAATGCGGTCGCCGGTTTGTTCTCGGTGATGTCTTCATTGCTTGAGGATTTCCAGTCTTATGCAATACTGGGTACTCATTCACCAGTGGTAATTCAAGAGGTGCCTGCAAGAAGAGTAATCGTGCTGAAACGAGAAGATGGATATACTTTCTCCGAAAGATTAGGGATCGAAAGTTTCGGAGAGAGTATTAGTGAGCTTACGCGTCACGTCTTTGATACAGGCGGGGTGGATATGCATTATAAAGATGTCCTTCAGAAGCTTGCGCGAAATCGAAGCTTCGATGAGGTTATGCAAATGTTTGACGGTAATCTCAGTATGAATGCTCAGGCATATCTTCTCTCTGCATGCACAAAGAGAGGTGGTAAATGA
- the tnpB gene encoding IS66 family insertion sequence element accessory protein TnpB (TnpB, as the term is used for proteins encoded by IS66 family insertion elements, is considered an accessory protein, since TnpC, encoded by a neighboring gene, is a DDE family transposase.), translated as MLSFSGSLRVFVALEPCDMRKGFNGLEALVADRLKESVRGGALFLFTNRRRTRLKALYFDGSGLWVLCKRLEEGCFSWPDATDPEAVKLRLRPEAFALLCDGVEMKGARFLPWYEREK; from the coding sequence ATGCTAAGCTTTAGCGGCAGCTTGCGCGTTTTTGTAGCCCTGGAGCCCTGCGACATGCGCAAGGGCTTCAATGGTCTGGAAGCGCTGGTGGCGGATCGGCTCAAGGAGTCGGTGCGCGGTGGAGCGCTGTTCCTCTTCACCAACCGACGGCGCACGCGGCTGAAGGCGCTTTACTTTGACGGCAGCGGGCTGTGGGTGTTGTGCAAGCGCCTGGAAGAAGGGTGCTTCAGCTGGCCGGACGCGACTGATCCCGAGGCGGTGAAGCTACGGCTGCGCCCCGAAGCCTTTGCGCTGCTCTGTGACGGCGTGGAGATGAAAGGTGCGAGGTTCCTGCCTTGGTATGAGCGTGAAAAATGA
- a CDS encoding SMI1/KNR4 family protein yields MHPVLAAALVIGALVFVGGPILYWIFFRMDEGGTKESFIDDFAVPLSAKDIELLQEKLGLTLPIDYTHFLMNSRPRGVDVYSLYAEPEEIIEETSLYRSGFEGLPKWPKEFVCIGSDADDCPYVLNVATSEIISLNKGNLNNIPTKKFLNFKSFLDSLKSNR; encoded by the coding sequence ATGCATCCCGTTCTTGCAGCTGCACTAGTCATCGGGGCCCTTGTGTTTGTAGGAGGCCCTATTTTATACTGGATTTTTTTTCGAATGGACGAAGGAGGGACCAAGGAAAGTTTTATAGACGACTTTGCTGTACCCTTATCGGCTAAGGACATAGAATTATTACAAGAGAAATTAGGCCTAACCCTCCCAATTGATTACACTCATTTCTTAATGAATAGCAGGCCTAGAGGAGTAGATGTATATTCTTTGTATGCCGAACCTGAAGAAATAATTGAAGAAACTTCACTTTATCGTTCAGGTTTCGAGGGTTTACCAAAATGGCCAAAAGAGTTTGTCTGCATCGGATCCGATGCAGACGACTGTCCTTACGTCCTCAATGTGGCAACTAGCGAAATTATTAGTCTAAACAAAGGAAATCTAAATAACATTCCAACAAAAAAGTTTTTGAATTTTAAGAGCTTTCTCGATTCGCTGAAATCCAATCGCTAG